The Trueperaceae bacterium genome contains the following window.
TGGCTAACCCCCGCTCTTCTCGTGTTGGCGCTGGCGGCGTGCGCCGCACCGAAACCCGTGCCGACACCGCAGGTCGCTTTCACCTCGCCCTCGGAGGGGGCTGTCGTCCACGGCCCCCGCACCGTCACGGTGCAGGTCGCCCTCGTCGACGCCCTCCCCACGGCGACCATAGACGTCACGACCGACGCGCGCAGCCATAGCAGCAACCGCACCGGCGACACGCTCGAGGTCGAACTGGAGCTGAAGGACCACCTGAACAGCCTGACGGTGACGGTCGCCAACCCCGGCCAGCCCGTGCCGGGCACGGCCACCCTCCACCTCGACTACCCGTTCCTGACCCTGAGCGACCAGCAGGCCGCGAGCGTCGTGATCGGCCAGCCGGACTTCGTGACCGACACCGAGGCCGATCCGACCAAGACGATCTGGAACCCCTACGTCAGGCCGCTCGTCATGGACGGCGTCTTGTACCTCTCCGACTACAGCCAGGGTCGGGTCATGGGTTACGACACCGTGCCGACCGCCAACGGCGCGGCCGCGGACTTCGTGCTCGGCAAGAGCGACTTCCTCGACACGGACTCCACACCCGGCCCAGCGAAGATGGACGGCCCGCAGACGCTCGCGACGGACGGTCGGCGCCTGTACGTGATCGATTACTCGTGGAACCGCATCCTCCGGTACGACACCCAGCCCACCACCGACGGGGCAAGCGCCGATCACGTGATCGGGCAACCCGACTTCACCACCACGGCCTCCGCCACGTCCTCCACGAGGCTCAACCATCCCGAGAGCATGTTCATCGCCGCGGGCAAGCTCATCGTCGCGGACTCGGGCAACAACCGGGTGCTCATCTGGTCCGAGGTCCCTAACGCCATCGACGTGCCGGCCGACATCGTGCTCGGACAGCCCGACATGGTCTCGGGGGACGCGAACCGTGGCGGTCCCGTGGGCGCCGCCACGCTTTACGACCCGACGGACGTCTGGAGCGACGGGCAGCGCCTGGTCGTGACCGACGGGGGCAACAACCGCGTGCTCATCTGGAACACCTTCCCGACTGTGGACGGAGCCCCGGCCGACGTGGTGCTGGGCCAGCCCGACATGACGAGTGACTCGCCCGGCCTCGCCGATGACCGTCTCGACTACCCCTACAGCCTCCACAGCAACGGCAACCAGCTCTTCGTGGCCGACTCCGACAACAACCGCGTGCTCGTGTGGGACTCGTTCCCCACCGCCACCGGTCAGAAGCCCGACCGGGTGCTGGGTCAACCCGACTTCACCACGGGCGCGTACGGACTGAGCGCGACCGGCATGGGCTACCCGACCGGCGTGTACGTGGACGGCAACCGCCTGTTCGTTGCCGACAACGACAACCTTCGCTACCTGATCTTCGTCGGCGCGGAGGAGTGACGGTCGGGCCGCCGCGTGGCGGCCCGGTCACGACCCCCNNNNNNNNNNNNNNNNNNNNNNNNNNNNNNNNNNNNNNNNNNNNNNNNNNNNNNNNNNNNNNNNNNNNNNNNNNNNNNNNNNNNNNNNNNNNNNNNNNNNTCGGCGCGGAGGAGTGACGGTCGGGCCGCCGCGTGGCGGCCCGGTCACGACCCCCGGCCACGACCCCCGGCCACGACCCCCGGCCACGAGTCGCGCGGCGCGGTCCGCAGCACCGGACCGCGCCGCGCGTTTCACCCGCCGGCCGGAGCCCTCAGGCGCCCTGCGCGGTCTTCAGCCGCTCCTCGGCCATGAGCACCGCGGCGGCGTCGGCCGAGATGCCGCGCTCGTCCGCGAGACGCAGCGCGGCCGCCACCTTCTCGCCAATACCGGCCACGCGGGCGTAGGCCCGCTCCCTGTCGTAACCGCCCGGCTCGAGCTCGGCCGCCACGTTGATGACGCCGCCACCGTTGATGATGAAGTCGGGCGCGTAGACGATGCCGCGCTCCCTGAGGGCGTCGGCGTGGCGCGGTTCGGCCAACTGGTTGTTGGCCGAGCCCGCGATGACGCGAGCCTTGAGGCGCGGCAGGGTGGCGTCGTTCACGACGGCGCCTAGGGCGCAGGGGGCGAACACGTCGCAATCCACGCCGTAGATCTCGTCGCTCCCGACGGCCGTCGCCCCGAAGTCCGCGACCGCCTTGTCGAGGCGCGCCTGGGCGATGTCGGTCACGACGAGCTTGGCGCCGGCCTCGTGCAGGCGCTCGCAGAGGCTCATGCCCACGGCGCCGAGGCCCTGCACGGCTACCCGCTTGCCCGTCAGGTCGTCGCTCCCGAAGGCGTGCCTCAGCGCGGCCCGCATGCCGCTGTAGACGCCGAAGGCCGTGGCCGGCGAGGGGTCGCCGCTCGTGGCGGGCAGGCCGGCCACGTGCTTCGTGACGCGGCTAACGGCCACCATGTCATCGGGTTCGGTGCCCACGTCTTCCGCGGTGATGTAGCGCCCACCCAGGCGCTCCACCGCGCGACCGAACGCCTCGAACAGCGCGGGCGTCTTCTGGGTGCGCGAGTCGGCGATGATGACGGCCTTGCCGCCGCCCAACGCCAGCCCCATGGCGGCGTTCTTGTAGGTCATGCCCTTGCTGAGCCGCAGCACGTCGTAGAGCGCCGCCTCCTCGCTCTCGTACGGCCAGACGCGACAACCGCCCAGCGCCGGACCAAGGCGCGTGCTGTGGATGGCGACGATGGCCCTGAGGCCGGTCGCCTCGTCGAAGAAGTAGGTCACCTGCTCGTGACCGGCGGCCCGCATCTCCTCGAGGGTGTTCATCTTGTGGCTACTCCCTTGGGGGTCGCCCTGGGGCGACCGTCGTTGGTGATGTCCCTAGGGTAAGCCGAGGGCGCGGGGCGGGGGTCGCTCAGGCGGGGGCCGCTCAGGCGAGCGTGTCCGGCCCGCCGTCGGCCCGTGCGTGCTGCGGTGGTGAGGCTGTCAGCCACGCAGGAGACCAGAAGGGTCTTGCAACCGGTGGACCGAGGAACCCTGATAACCAGGCTCGCGAGCGAACTCGCCGGCGAAAGCGACGTCGTGGCCGCTTACCTGTTCAGCTCCACCGCTCGTGGACAAGCGCAGGGTGTTGGTAGCGACGTGGACGTCGGCGTGCTGTTCACCGACACGCCTCCCACGGTGGAACGCCTGTTCCGCCGCGTCGAGATCGCGAGGCTACTCGAAGCCGCGTTGGAGGTAGCCGTCGACGTGGTCGACCTCCGCGCCGCGCCCCCCACCTCAACCATCAGGTAATGACCGACGGCGTCCTACTCAAGGGGGGACGTCGCCCGCTCGCATCGCGTTCGAGCAGGGAGTGAGGCGCGACTACTTCGACCTGCTCCCCTACCGCCGCCGTCACGACGAGCAGAGCGTGCGCAGGCTCAGGGAAGGAGGGGGCCGTCGTGGTGCAGGAAGCACTCGTCCGGGAACGCTTGAAGCTGCTCGCGAGCTACATAGACGACTTGCAGGGCGTGCGCGAGACTAGCGAGGCGGAGTACGCCGGCAACATCGTGCTGCAGCGCTTCGTGGAGCGCACCCTGCATCTCGCCATCGAGGCCTGCCACTACGTCGGCTTTCACGTGATCTCCAGCGAGGGCTACCGCGAACCTCGTTTCGCCCGGGAAGTCGTCGACGTGCTGGCCGACAACGGCTGGATAGGTCGGGACTCCAGGGAACGGCTTCAGGGGATGGCGGGGTTCAGGAACCTCCTCGTGCACGACTACGCGACGATAGAGCCCCGGTTGGTGCTCGAGGTGCTGAGGACCAGGCTCGAGGACCTGAGCGCGTTCGGTGCGGAGGTACCCCACAGGCTCGACGCCGCCGCCGCGCCCTGAGCCCGCCCCTGGCGCACCCGCCCCGTGCCCCCGTCGACCCCGCGCTGCCTCGCGGGGCCTAGACTGCTGTTGGGCTCACCGGCAGCGCGCGGGAGCCTCGTCAAGGAGATCGCCTGATGCGTCAGCCACTCAACCGTTCCCGTGCGGCCCGCTTCCGCGCAGGCCTCGTCGGCCTCGCGCTCCTCGGGTTGCTCCTGCCGGGTCGCGCCGCGGCGCAGGGCGAGGTGCGCGTCTACGCGGTCATCAACGACGACGACACCCGCCTCCTCGCCGACATGTTCACGGCCGAGACGGGCATCAAGGTCAGTTACCTGCGCGCCTCCACGGGTGAGCTCGTGAGCCGCGTCATCGCCGAGGCCGGCGCGCCGCAGGCCGACGTCCTGCTGGGCGGTCCCAGCGCTCAGCACATCGCCATCGCCGAGACGGGCGCCCTGGCCGTCTACCGACCCGCGGCCGCGGCCGCGCTGCCGGCGTACGCGGTGAGCCCCGAGGGGTACTGGACCGGCTTCTACCTCACGGCGCTCGGCATCGGCGTGAACGTCGACCGCTTCCACGAGCTCTTCCCGGGCCACGCGCTGCCGGCCACCTGGGACGACCTGCTCGACCCGGCGTTCAAGGGGGAGATCGTCATGACCGACCCCGTCTCCTCCTCCACCGCCTACCTGTTCGTGCAGGCGCAGCTC
Protein-coding sequences here:
- a CDS encoding NHL repeat-containing protein; protein product: MPTPQVAFTSPSEGAVVHGPRTVTVQVALVDALPTATIDVTTDARSHSSNRTGDTLEVELELKDHLNSLTVTVANPGQPVPGTATLHLDYPFLTLSDQQAASVVIGQPDFVTDTEADPTKTIWNPYVRPLVMDGVLYLSDYSQGRVMGYDTVPTANGAAADFVLGKSDFLDTDSTPGPAKMDGPQTLATDGRRLYVIDYSWNRILRYDTQPTTDGASADHVIGQPDFTTTASATSSTRLNHPESMFIAAGKLIVADSGNNRVLIWSEVPNAIDVPADIVLGQPDMVSGDANRGGPVGAATLYDPTDVWSDGQRLVVTDGGNNRVLIWNTFPTVDGAPADVVLGQPDMTSDSPGLADDRLDYPYSLHSNGNQLFVADSDNNRVLVWDSFPTATGQKPDRVLGQPDFTTGAYGLSATGMGYPTGVYVDGNRLFVADNDNLRYLIFVGAEE
- a CDS encoding Glu/Leu/Phe/Val dehydrogenase, whose amino-acid sequence is MNTLEEMRAAGHEQVTYFFDEATGLRAIVAIHSTRLGPALGGCRVWPYESEEAALYDVLRLSKGMTYKNAAMGLALGGGKAVIIADSRTQKTPALFEAFGRAVERLGGRYITAEDVGTEPDDMVAVSRVTKHVAGLPATSGDPSPATAFGVYSGMRAALRHAFGSDDLTGKRVAVQGLGAVGMSLCERLHEAGAKLVVTDIAQARLDKAVADFGATAVGSDEIYGVDCDVFAPCALGAVVNDATLPRLKARVIAGSANNQLAEPRHADALRERGIVYAPDFIINGGGVINVAAELEPGGYDRERAYARVAGIGEKVAAALRLADERGISADAAAVLMAEERLKTAQGA
- a CDS encoding nucleotidyltransferase domain-containing protein, producing the protein MDRGTLITRLASELAGESDVVAAYLFSSTARGQAQGVGSDVDVGVLFTDTPPTVERLFRRVEIARLLEAALEVAVDVVDLRAAPPTSTIR
- a CDS encoding DUF86 domain-containing protein, whose amino-acid sequence is MVQEALVRERLKLLASYIDDLQGVRETSEAEYAGNIVLQRFVERTLHLAIEACHYVGFHVISSEGYREPRFAREVVDVLADNGWIGRDSRERLQGMAGFRNLLVHDYATIEPRLVLEVLRTRLEDLSAFGAEVPHRLDAAAAP
- a CDS encoding ABC transporter substrate-binding protein; protein product: MRQPLNRSRAARFRAGLVGLALLGLLLPGRAAAQGEVRVYAVINDDDTRLLADMFTAETGIKVSYLRASTGELVSRVIAEAGAPQADVLLGGPSAQHIAIAETGALAVYRPAAAAALPAYAVSPEGYWTGFYLTALGIGVNVDRFHELFPGHALPATWDDLLDPAFKGEIVMTDPVSSSTAYLFVQAQLQRLGWDAGWAYLEKLAPLVGQFPASGGAPPQLVGTGEYAIGVAYVHALVRYRHEGFPITTIVPPATAGEVGAVSIVAGGPNPDNARRFVDFVLSAKAEEAFAAQSFTTPLNPDAAVPEGATASFHYDFIDYDAELAGEQRDEVLLRWQQVVD